The Streptomyces avermitilis MA-4680 = NBRC 14893 genome contains a region encoding:
- a CDS encoding dolichyl-phosphate beta-glucosyltransferase: protein MSATQVPDVIEDMPATSIDLSVVVPAYNEEQRLGPTLDAIVDHLRENENRWGEWELIVVDDGSTDGTRDVVAAAKARDTRVQLVTSPRNRGKGHALRLGVLASYGRRVLVTDADLAAPIDELEQLDKALTDGQAAAIGSRATAGAAIERRQHRMRELLGRAGNLLIRRIAVPGIRDTQCGFKLFDGDRAREAFAASRLNGWGIDVEVLQHFRRSGWPVAEVPVRWAHQSGSKVRPADYGRVLAELTLLKARSVRPADLLAAALFLLLAVALQSGRWADPGHRYLPSSLQDQNQWEWFFAVTADNVSQLRNPLFTTFQGFPDGVNLMANTVMLGLSVPLAPLTLLAGPAFTLALVMTLGLAATAAAWYWLIVKRVVRQRGAAFVGAALAAFAPPMVSHANAHPNFVVLFMVPLIIDRALRLCTGARVVRDGVVLGLMVAYQIFLGEEPLLLASLGTVLFAGAYAAARREVARAAWRPLLKGLGIGAAVCLPIVALPLYWQFFGPQSYKSVLHGDNAGNSPLALLSFAERSAIAGDELTANALSLNPTEQNAFYGWPLAALAFAIVIRLWEHAVVKALAFTTIAAAVLSLGPRFRIPLTDITMPGPWALLADKPLFESVIEGRVAMICAPALGMLLALAIERLVRTPSQSTRLLGLTAVALALLPIVPAPLKTVERAEVPAFIADGTWKSYVDVDKGETLVPVPLPDSGNAEALHWQTAAGLGFKLPGGYFNGPYGKERIGIYGASPRSTSSLLSDIYYKGVVPQIGEDWQAQAKADFAYWKAGALVLAPQGREDALRAAVEKLVGRPGKWVDGVWVWDLHDGS, encoded by the coding sequence ATGAGCGCGACGCAGGTTCCCGACGTCATAGAGGACATGCCGGCCACCTCCATCGATCTCTCCGTAGTCGTTCCCGCGTACAACGAGGAGCAGCGGCTCGGCCCCACACTCGACGCGATCGTCGACCATCTGCGCGAGAACGAGAACCGCTGGGGCGAGTGGGAGCTGATCGTCGTGGACGACGGGTCCACGGACGGGACGAGGGACGTGGTCGCCGCCGCCAAGGCCCGTGACACCCGCGTCCAGCTCGTCACCAGCCCCCGCAACCGCGGCAAGGGACACGCCCTGCGGCTCGGCGTCCTCGCCTCGTACGGACGCCGGGTCCTCGTCACCGACGCCGACCTGGCCGCCCCGATCGACGAGCTGGAGCAGCTCGACAAGGCGCTCACCGACGGGCAAGCGGCCGCGATCGGCTCCCGGGCCACGGCGGGGGCGGCCATCGAGCGGCGCCAGCACCGGATGCGCGAACTGCTCGGCCGGGCCGGTAACTTACTGATACGCCGGATAGCCGTGCCCGGCATCCGGGACACCCAGTGCGGCTTCAAACTGTTCGACGGCGACCGCGCCCGCGAGGCGTTCGCCGCGTCCCGGCTCAACGGCTGGGGCATCGACGTCGAGGTGCTCCAGCACTTCCGGCGTTCGGGATGGCCGGTCGCCGAGGTGCCGGTGCGCTGGGCCCACCAGTCCGGCTCGAAGGTACGGCCCGCCGACTACGGCCGCGTCCTCGCCGAGCTGACCCTCCTCAAGGCCCGCTCCGTCCGCCCCGCCGACCTCCTGGCCGCGGCCCTGTTCCTGCTGCTGGCGGTGGCCCTCCAGTCGGGCCGCTGGGCCGACCCCGGCCACCGCTATCTGCCCTCCTCCCTCCAGGACCAGAACCAGTGGGAGTGGTTCTTCGCGGTCACGGCCGACAACGTCAGCCAGCTGCGCAATCCCCTCTTCACCACCTTCCAGGGCTTCCCCGACGGCGTGAACCTGATGGCCAACACGGTCATGCTGGGCCTGTCGGTGCCCCTCGCGCCGCTCACGCTGCTCGCCGGCCCCGCGTTCACCCTCGCCCTGGTCATGACCCTCGGCCTCGCCGCGACGGCCGCGGCCTGGTACTGGCTGATCGTCAAACGGGTCGTACGGCAGCGGGGCGCGGCCTTCGTCGGCGCGGCGCTCGCCGCCTTCGCCCCGCCGATGGTCAGCCATGCCAACGCGCACCCGAACTTCGTGGTCCTGTTCATGGTCCCGCTGATCATCGACCGCGCGCTGCGGCTGTGTACGGGCGCCCGGGTCGTCCGGGACGGCGTCGTACTCGGGCTGATGGTGGCGTACCAGATCTTCCTCGGCGAGGAGCCGCTGCTGCTCGCCTCCCTGGGGACGGTGCTCTTCGCCGGGGCGTACGCGGCCGCGCGGCGGGAGGTCGCGCGGGCCGCCTGGCGCCCCCTGCTCAAGGGTCTCGGGATCGGCGCGGCCGTCTGCCTCCCGATCGTCGCCCTCCCCCTGTACTGGCAGTTCTTCGGGCCGCAGAGCTACAAGAGCGTGCTGCACGGCGACAACGCGGGCAACAGTCCGCTCGCGCTCTTGTCGTTCGCGGAGCGCTCGGCGATCGCCGGCGACGAGCTGACGGCGAACGCGCTGTCCCTCAACCCGACCGAGCAGAACGCCTTCTACGGCTGGCCGCTGGCCGCGCTCGCCTTCGCGATCGTCATCCGGCTGTGGGAGCACGCGGTCGTCAAGGCGCTGGCCTTCACGACGATCGCCGCCGCCGTCCTCTCCCTGGGCCCGAGGTTCCGCATCCCGCTGACGGACATCACCATGCCCGGCCCGTGGGCGCTGCTGGCGGACAAGCCGCTGTTCGAGTCGGTCATCGAGGGGCGGGTCGCGATGATCTGCGCGCCCGCGCTGGGCATGCTGCTCGCCCTCGCGATCGAGCGGCTGGTAAGGACCCCGAGCCAGAGCACACGGCTCCTGGGACTCACGGCGGTGGCCCTCGCGCTGCTCCCGATCGTCCCGGCGCCGCTGAAGACCGTGGAGCGCGCCGAGGTGCCCGCCTTCATCGCGGACGGGACCTGGAAGTCGTACGTCGACGTCGACAAGGGCGAGACGCTCGTACCGGTCCCGCTCCCCGACTCCGGCAACGCGGAGGCGCTGCACTGGCAGACCGCGGCGGGCCTCGGGTTCAAGCTGCCCGGTGGCTACTTCAACGGCCCGTACGGCAAGGAGCGCATCGGCATCTACGGCGCCTCCCCCCGCTCCACCTCGAGTCTCCTGAGCGACATCTACTACAAGGGCGTCGTCCCGCAGATCGGCGAGGACTGGCAGGCGCAGGCGAAGGCCGACTTCGCCTACTGGAAGGCGGGCGCGCTCGTGCTCGCCCCGCAGGGCCGCGAGGACGCGCTGCGGGCGGCCGTGGAGAAGCTCGTGGGGCGCCCGGGGAAGTGGGTCGACGGGGTGTGGGTATGGGATCTGCACGACGGGAGCTGA
- a CDS encoding adenylosuccinate synthase codes for MPALVLLGAQWGDEGKGKATDLLGGSVDYVVRYQGGNNAGHTVVVGDQKYALHLLPSGILTPECTPVIGNGVVVDPSVLFSELNGLNERGVDTSKLLISGNAHIITPYNVTVDKVTERFLGKRKIGTTGRGIGPTYADKINRVGIRIQDLYDESILTQKVEAALDGKNQLLTKVFNRRAIEAGQVVEELLTYADRLKPYVADTVLVLNKALDDDKVVLFEGGQGTLLDIDHGTYPFVTSSNPTAGGACTGSGVGPTKISRVIGILKAYTTRVGAGPFPTELLDEDGEALRRIGGERGVTTGRDRRCGWFDAVIARYATRVNGLTDFFLTKLDVLTGWEQIPVCVAYEIDGKRVEELPYSQTDFHHAKPIYENLPGWSEDITKAKTFEDLPKNAQAYVRALEEMSGAPISAIGVGPGRDETIEINSFI; via the coding sequence GTGCCCGCACTTGTGCTGCTCGGTGCTCAGTGGGGTGACGAAGGCAAGGGAAAGGCCACCGACCTGCTCGGTGGTTCAGTGGATTATGTGGTGCGCTACCAGGGCGGCAACAACGCCGGCCACACGGTAGTCGTGGGCGACCAGAAGTATGCCCTCCACCTCCTCCCTTCCGGAATCCTCACACCGGAGTGCACTCCGGTCATCGGAAACGGTGTCGTCGTCGACCCGTCGGTCCTGTTCTCCGAGCTGAACGGACTGAACGAGCGAGGCGTCGACACGTCCAAGCTCCTGATCAGCGGAAACGCGCACATCATCACGCCTTACAACGTGACGGTGGACAAGGTGACGGAACGCTTCCTCGGGAAGCGGAAGATCGGCACGACCGGGCGCGGCATCGGCCCGACCTACGCCGACAAGATCAACCGCGTGGGTATCCGCATCCAGGACCTGTACGACGAGTCGATCCTGACGCAGAAGGTCGAGGCGGCCCTCGACGGCAAGAACCAGCTCCTCACCAAGGTCTTCAACCGGCGCGCCATCGAGGCCGGCCAGGTCGTCGAGGAGCTGCTGACGTACGCGGACCGGCTCAAGCCGTACGTCGCGGACACGGTGCTCGTCCTCAACAAGGCGCTCGACGACGACAAGGTCGTGCTCTTCGAGGGCGGCCAGGGCACGCTCCTGGACATCGACCACGGTACGTATCCCTTCGTCACGTCCAGCAACCCCACCGCGGGCGGGGCGTGCACGGGCTCCGGTGTGGGCCCGACGAAGATCAGCCGGGTCATCGGCATCCTGAAGGCGTACACGACCCGTGTCGGCGCCGGTCCCTTCCCGACCGAGCTCCTCGACGAGGACGGCGAGGCGCTGCGCCGCATCGGCGGCGAGCGGGGCGTCACGACCGGCCGGGACCGCCGCTGCGGCTGGTTCGACGCGGTCATCGCCCGCTACGCGACCCGGGTGAACGGTCTGACGGACTTCTTCCTCACCAAGCTCGACGTCCTGACGGGCTGGGAGCAGATCCCGGTCTGCGTGGCGTACGAGATCGACGGCAAGCGCGTCGAGGAGCTCCCGTACTCGCAGACCGACTTCCACCACGCGAAGCCGATCTACGAGAACCTCCCGGGCTGGTCGGAGGACATCACGAAGGCCAAGACCTTCGAGGACCTCCCGAAGAACGCCCAGGCCTACGTCAGGGCCCTGGAGGAGATGTCGGGCGCCCCGATCTCCGCGATCGGAGTGGGCCCGGGCCGCGACGAGACGATCGAGATCAACTCGTTCATCTAG
- a CDS encoding aspartate aminotransferase family protein, whose product MTPQPNPQVGAAVKAADRAHVFHSWSAQELIDPLAVAGAEGSYFWDYDGRRYLDFTSGLVFTNIGYQHPKVVAAIQEQAASLTTFAPAFAVEARSEAARLIAERTPGDLDKIFFTNGGADAIEHAVRMARIHTGRPKVLSAYRSYHGGTQQAVNITGDPRRWASDSASAGVVHFWAPYLYRSRFYAETEQQECERALEHLETTIAFEGPGTIAAIVLETVPGTAGIMVPPPGYLAGVRELCDKYGIVFVLDEVMAGFGRTGEWFAADLFDVTPDLMTFAKGVNSGYVPLGGVAISGKIAETFGKRAYPGGLTYSGHPLACAAAVATINVMAEEGVVENAANLGARVIEPGLRELAERHPSVGEVRGVGMFWALELVKDRETREPLVPYNAAGEANAPMAAFGAAAKANGLWPFINMNRTHVVPPCNVTEAEAKEGLAALDAALSVADEYTV is encoded by the coding sequence ATGACCCCTCAGCCGAATCCCCAGGTCGGTGCCGCCGTCAAGGCCGCGGACCGTGCGCATGTCTTCCACTCCTGGTCAGCGCAGGAGCTCATCGACCCGCTCGCCGTCGCCGGTGCGGAGGGGTCGTACTTCTGGGACTACGACGGCAGGCGGTACCTGGACTTCACCAGCGGACTCGTCTTCACCAACATCGGGTACCAGCACCCCAAGGTCGTCGCCGCCATTCAGGAGCAGGCCGCGAGCCTGACCACCTTCGCGCCCGCCTTCGCCGTCGAGGCGCGGTCCGAGGCGGCCCGGCTCATCGCCGAGCGGACGCCCGGAGACCTCGACAAGATCTTCTTCACCAACGGCGGGGCCGACGCCATCGAGCACGCCGTGCGCATGGCGCGGATACACACCGGGCGGCCCAAGGTGCTGTCCGCCTACCGCTCCTACCACGGTGGCACCCAGCAGGCCGTCAACATCACCGGTGATCCGCGCCGCTGGGCCTCCGACAGCGCCTCGGCGGGCGTCGTGCACTTCTGGGCGCCGTACCTCTACCGGTCGCGCTTCTACGCGGAGACCGAGCAGCAGGAGTGCGAGCGGGCGCTGGAGCACCTGGAGACGACCATCGCCTTCGAGGGGCCGGGCACGATCGCCGCGATCGTGCTGGAGACCGTTCCGGGGACCGCGGGGATCATGGTTCCGCCGCCCGGATATCTCGCCGGGGTGCGTGAGCTGTGCGACAAGTACGGCATCGTCTTCGTCCTGGACGAGGTGATGGCCGGGTTCGGACGGACCGGTGAGTGGTTCGCCGCGGATCTCTTCGACGTCACACCCGACCTGATGACCTTCGCCAAGGGCGTGAACTCCGGATATGTGCCGCTGGGCGGTGTCGCGATCTCCGGGAAGATCGCCGAGACCTTCGGGAAGCGGGCCTACCCGGGCGGTCTGACCTACTCCGGGCATCCGCTCGCCTGCGCCGCCGCCGTCGCCACGATCAACGTCATGGCCGAGGAGGGGGTCGTCGAGAACGCGGCGAACCTCGGCGCCCGGGTCATCGAGCCGGGGCTGCGCGAGCTGGCCGAGCGGCACCCGTCCGTGGGCGAGGTGCGCGGTGTCGGCATGTTCTGGGCGCTGGAGCTGGTCAAGGACCGGGAGACGCGGGAGCCGCTGGTGCCGTACAACGCGGCGGGCGAGGCGAACGCGCCGATGGCCGCCTTCGGTGCCGCCGCCAAGGCGAACGGCCTGTGGCCGTTCATCAACATGAACCGCACGCACGTCGTGCCCCCGTGCAACGTCACGGAGGCCGAGGCCAAGGAAGGCCTGGCGGCCCTCGACGCGGCCCTCTCGGTGGCGGACGAGTACACGGTTTAG
- a CDS encoding serine/threonine-protein kinase — MLAYGGTPGEGGAAVEKLGAGDPQRIGAYRLLARLGAGGMGQVYLARSDRGRTVAVKLVRQQLAEQDEFRARFRQEVQAARRVGGHWTAPVLDADTEAAIPWVATGYVAGPTLQTVVGSDHGALPERSVRILAAGLAHALQDIHAAGLIHRDLKPSNVLVTIDGPRVIDFGIARALETVTDVRAQSHRKPARSSVRTGFHGHPEQVRGDRVTPACDVFCLGSVLAYAATGALPFGTASSGVHALMFRIAQEEPDLTGVPEGLADLVRECLRKDPAARPPLERILERTGAEDTVADGRSRDPWLPSALVAQLGRHAVRLLDAEDPETDEEPEREGAPTAGAPTAGAPTAGASAGGASAGGAPAAPADTPVWPGAAAVLSTPAAASGTPGPPHAPKRPEVSPEHGPASDAGAPNGAVPPPPGSPAPVDRLPTQIVGPGRTAPPAAPPAYGYPQQHPQQHPQPSAYGYPQNAGWGGAPAYGGPGLGSTPPYGPVVGAPGQQEPPRRSGRSTAALVVVALVVALGAGGSVYALMKGGDSGTTSDGKPSPVGSASTDPGPGSSDPSDPATPSTGDRTTRSTAGGAIPEGYLGTWTDGIDNSNGHSTRRLVIRQGEVGDTVLSLTADGPAGSGTYHCVFKADLAEKPSGDGPLEIGPSTVTVGEPASSCTPGDASEITLLPDGSLRRVKKGTSEALTYTKSD; from the coding sequence TTGCTGGCGTACGGGGGCACACCGGGGGAAGGCGGCGCGGCGGTGGAGAAGCTGGGAGCGGGGGATCCGCAGCGTATCGGGGCATATCGGCTGCTGGCGCGGCTCGGGGCCGGCGGGATGGGGCAGGTGTATCTGGCCCGGTCCGACCGGGGACGTACCGTCGCCGTGAAGCTCGTACGGCAGCAGCTCGCCGAACAGGACGAGTTCCGGGCGCGGTTCCGGCAGGAGGTGCAGGCCGCGCGGCGCGTCGGCGGGCACTGGACCGCGCCCGTTCTGGACGCGGACACCGAGGCCGCCATCCCGTGGGTCGCCACCGGGTACGTCGCCGGGCCCACCCTCCAGACCGTCGTCGGGAGCGATCACGGCGCCCTGCCCGAGCGGTCCGTCCGGATCCTCGCGGCCGGGCTCGCCCACGCCTTGCAGGACATCCACGCCGCCGGACTGATCCACCGGGACCTCAAACCGTCCAACGTGCTCGTCACCATCGACGGGCCCCGGGTCATCGACTTCGGTATCGCCCGCGCCCTGGAGACCGTCACCGACGTGCGGGCTCAATCACACAGGAAACCGGCGCGCTCGTCGGTTCGCACCGGGTTTCATGGGCACCCCGAACAGGTGCGCGGCGACCGCGTCACACCCGCGTGCGACGTCTTCTGCCTGGGATCCGTCCTCGCGTACGCCGCCACCGGCGCCCTTCCCTTCGGGACCGCGAGCAGCGGGGTGCACGCCCTGATGTTCCGCATCGCCCAGGAGGAACCCGACCTGACCGGCGTCCCCGAGGGGCTCGCCGATCTCGTACGGGAGTGTCTGCGCAAGGACCCGGCCGCGCGGCCGCCGCTGGAGCGGATCCTCGAGCGGACCGGCGCCGAGGACACCGTGGCGGACGGGCGGTCCCGGGACCCCTGGCTGCCGAGCGCCCTCGTCGCCCAACTGGGGCGCCACGCGGTGCGGTTGCTCGACGCGGAGGATCCGGAGACGGACGAGGAGCCGGAACGGGAGGGCGCTCCGACGGCGGGCGCTCCGACGGCGGGCGCTCCGACAGCGGGTGCTTCGGCCGGGGGTGCTTCGGCCGGGGGTGCTCCCGCCGCCCCCGCGGACACTCCCGTGTGGCCCGGCGCCGCCGCCGTGCTGTCCACTCCGGCGGCCGCTTCCGGCACCCCCGGCCCGCCCCACGCCCCGAAGCGGCCCGAGGTCTCCCCCGAGCACGGCCCCGCCTCCGACGCCGGCGCCCCGAACGGCGCCGTACCGCCCCCGCCCGGCAGCCCCGCCCCCGTGGACCGGCTGCCCACCCAGATCGTCGGCCCGGGCCGGACGGCCCCGCCGGCCGCCCCGCCCGCCTACGGCTATCCGCAGCAGCACCCGCAGCAGCACCCGCAGCCCTCCGCGTACGGCTATCCGCAGAACGCCGGCTGGGGCGGTGCCCCGGCGTACGGCGGGCCGGGGCTCGGCTCGACCCCGCCGTACGGGCCGGTCGTCGGCGCCCCCGGGCAGCAGGAGCCGCCGCGAAGAAGCGGGCGCTCCACGGCGGCGCTGGTCGTCGTCGCGCTGGTCGTCGCGCTCGGGGCGGGCGGTTCGGTGTACGCGCTGATGAAGGGCGGGGACAGCGGCACGACCAGTGACGGCAAGCCCTCGCCCGTCGGCTCCGCGTCCACGGACCCCGGCCCCGGCAGCTCCGACCCGTCCGACCCCGCCACCCCGTCCACCGGGGACCGCACCACGCGGTCGACCGCGGGCGGCGCGATCCCGGAGGGCTACCTCGGCACCTGGACGGACGGCATCGACAACTCCAACGGGCACAGCACCCGGCGCCTGGTCATCCGGCAGGGCGAGGTCGGCGACACTGTCCTGTCACTGACCGCGGACGGTCCGGCCGGCAGCGGCACGTACCACTGTGTCTTCAAGGCCGATCTGGCCGAGAAGCCGAGCGGTGACGGCCCGCTGGAGATCGGCCCGTCCACGGTGACCGTGGGCGAACCGGCCTCTTCCTGCACACCGGGCGACGCCTCCGAGATCACCCTCCTCCCGGACGGCAGCCTGCGCCGGGTGAAGAAGGGCACCAGCGAGGCGCTCACGTACACGAAGAGCGACTGA
- a CDS encoding diacylglycerol kinase → MTEVATSDQLLVVIDPVARHSDGESVRIAKDVLSAGASTKVCLPEGPEEFARALARRGSRRPVVVGDDRALLRAVAHLHRQRELGACALSLVPVGRTLSLARSLGVPTGAVAAARTVLDGAEQWLDLLVDDSDGVVLGDLRIPWARGTAELAAEGVVPGPALAHPWLRTCQSLVRTLATRPSRLASAPPGPGPSRLRIEVDGVTLVDLDQPVAGVSVTPGASGGAWVEVRPVSVGAEVAPLRAAGRRVTVSGADFRYRADAAVGGPVRTRTWTLRERAWGLVLPG, encoded by the coding sequence ATGACCGAGGTGGCGACTTCCGACCAGCTCCTGGTGGTCATCGACCCGGTCGCCCGTCACAGCGACGGTGAGTCGGTACGGATCGCAAAAGACGTGCTCAGCGCGGGTGCGTCCACGAAGGTGTGCCTCCCGGAGGGGCCCGAGGAATTCGCCCGCGCACTGGCCCGGCGGGGGTCCCGGCGGCCGGTGGTGGTGGGCGACGACCGGGCGCTGCTGCGGGCGGTGGCGCATTTGCACCGGCAGCGGGAGCTCGGCGCGTGCGCGCTGTCCCTCGTGCCGGTGGGGCGGACGCTGTCCCTCGCGCGGTCGCTGGGGGTGCCCACGGGCGCCGTGGCGGCGGCGCGGACCGTGCTGGACGGGGCGGAGCAGTGGCTGGACCTGCTGGTGGACGACAGTGACGGGGTGGTGCTCGGGGATCTGCGGATCCCGTGGGCGCGCGGCACGGCCGAGCTGGCGGCCGAGGGCGTGGTCCCGGGGCCGGCCCTGGCCCACCCGTGGCTGCGGACCTGTCAGTCCCTCGTACGGACGCTGGCGACCCGCCCGTCGCGGCTCGCCTCCGCGCCGCCCGGCCCCGGGCCGTCGCGGCTGCGGATCGAGGTCGACGGGGTGACCCTCGTCGACCTGGACCAGCCGGTGGCGGGGGTGTCCGTGACACCGGGCGCGTCCGGCGGGGCGTGGGTGGAGGTGCGGCCGGTGTCGGTGGGTGCGGAGGTGGCACCGCTGCGGGCGGCGGGGCGGCGCGTGACGGTGTCCGGGGCCGACTTCCGGTACCGGGCGGACGCGGCGGTCGGAGGCCCGGTACGCACCCGCACGTGGACGCTCCGGGAGCGGGCCTGGGGGCTGGTGCTGCCGGGGTGA
- a CDS encoding type 1 glutamine amidotransferase family protein, giving the protein MTRKPAHLAVYDTFADWETGHTTAHLARAGYAIRTVGPTREPVTTLGGMRIQPDLALDGLRPEDSSLLILTGADLWDSGDDLAPFARTARAFLDAGVPVAAICGATAGLAREGLLDDRDHTSAVSFYLAATGYGGGERYVDADAVTDGNLVTAGPTEPVAFAREVFRLLGVYEGEVLDAWYRLFHDSDAAAYAVLEEAAR; this is encoded by the coding sequence ATGACCCGCAAGCCCGCCCACCTCGCCGTCTACGACACCTTCGCCGACTGGGAGACGGGGCACACGACCGCCCACCTCGCCCGCGCCGGATACGCGATCCGGACCGTCGGCCCCACCCGTGAGCCGGTCACCACCCTCGGCGGCATGCGCATCCAGCCCGACCTCGCGCTCGACGGCCTGCGCCCCGAGGACAGCTCCCTGCTGATCCTCACCGGCGCCGACCTGTGGGACTCCGGCGACGACCTCGCCCCCTTCGCCCGCACGGCCCGTGCCTTCCTCGACGCGGGGGTGCCCGTCGCCGCCATCTGCGGTGCGACCGCCGGGCTCGCCCGGGAGGGCCTGCTCGACGACCGCGACCACACCAGCGCCGTCTCCTTCTACCTCGCCGCCACCGGATACGGGGGCGGCGAGCGGTACGTGGACGCCGACGCCGTCACCGACGGCAACCTCGTCACCGCGGGGCCCACCGAGCCCGTCGCCTTCGCACGCGAGGTGTTCCGCCTGCTCGGGGTGTACGAGGGGGAGGTGCTGGACGCCTGGTACCGGCTGTTCCACGACTCGGACGCGGCGGCGTACGCGGTCCTGGAGGAGGCCGCGCGGTGA
- a CDS encoding MarR family winged helix-turn-helix transcriptional regulator, with protein sequence MSRERQDLFSRGALAVFRLNGQFLGVAEELARPAGLTAAWWQVLGAVLGEPLPVSGIARAMGITRQSVQRIADLLVERGLAEYRPNPAHRRAKLLAPTEEGRAAVARIGPGHAAFAGRLAQALGDAELAEAVRVLERLSNTLDEITPVTEP encoded by the coding sequence GTGAGCCGGGAGCGCCAGGACCTCTTCAGCCGCGGTGCCCTCGCCGTCTTCCGGCTCAACGGCCAGTTCCTGGGCGTGGCGGAGGAGCTGGCCCGGCCCGCCGGGCTCACCGCCGCCTGGTGGCAGGTGCTCGGGGCGGTGCTCGGCGAGCCGCTGCCCGTGTCCGGGATCGCCCGGGCCATGGGCATCACCCGGCAGAGCGTGCAGCGCATCGCCGACCTGCTGGTGGAGCGGGGACTCGCCGAGTACCGCCCCAACCCCGCCCACCGCCGCGCCAAGCTCCTCGCCCCGACGGAGGAGGGGCGCGCGGCCGTCGCCAGGATCGGTCCCGGTCACGCCGCCTTCGCCGGCCGGCTGGCGCAGGCCCTGGGCGACGCCGAGCTCGCCGAGGCCGTACGCGTGCTGGAACGGCTGTCGAACACGCTCGACGAGATCACGCCTGTTACGGAACCGTAG
- the eutC gene encoding ethanolamine ammonia-lyase subunit EutC, producing MTNRPPAAYEGESDRAMWAALRRHTQARIGLGRAGSALPTRHRLELQAAHAAARDAVHTPFAPDVVAAALTGFPTIRVRSAAPDRLGYLQRPDLGRRLDAADRAHLPRDDWDVVFVVADGLSSRAVHEHAAAMVHATTALLPADLRVAPVVLAEQARVALGDDIAHAMGARMTVVLVGERPGMSAADSLGAYLTYAPRPGTTTDADRNCLSNIRPPLGLAYATAAARLTALMKRAHELGRTGVDLKDESTESAEAPALTPTT from the coding sequence ATGACGAACCGTCCTCCTGCCGCGTACGAAGGTGAATCCGACCGGGCGATGTGGGCGGCTCTGCGCCGCCACACCCAGGCCCGGATCGGCCTCGGCCGCGCCGGCAGCGCGCTGCCCACCCGGCACCGGCTCGAACTCCAGGCCGCGCACGCGGCGGCGCGGGACGCGGTGCACACGCCCTTCGCACCGGACGTCGTCGCGGCGGCCCTGACCGGATTCCCGACGATCCGCGTGCGCAGCGCCGCCCCCGACCGGCTCGGCTACCTCCAGCGCCCCGACCTGGGCCGCCGGCTGGACGCCGCCGACCGGGCCCACCTGCCGCGCGACGACTGGGACGTGGTCTTCGTGGTCGCCGACGGTTTGTCGAGCCGGGCGGTCCACGAGCACGCGGCGGCGATGGTCCACGCGACGACGGCGCTGCTCCCCGCGGACCTGCGGGTGGCGCCGGTGGTCCTCGCGGAGCAGGCCCGCGTCGCCCTCGGCGACGACATCGCGCACGCCATGGGCGCCCGGATGACGGTGGTCCTGGTGGGGGAACGTCCGGGCATGTCGGCGGCGGACTCCCTGGGCGCGTACCTGACGTACGCGCCGCGCCCGGGCACGACGACGGACGCGGACCGCAACTGCCTGTCCAACATCCGCCCGCCCCTCGGCCTGGCCTACGCGACGGCGGCGGCGAGACTGACGGCACTGATGAAGCGGGCCCACGAGCTGGGCCGCACCGGGGTGGACCTGAAGGACGAGTCGACCGAGTCGGCCGAGGCCCCTGCCCTCACTCCGACGACGTAG
- a CDS encoding GntR family transcriptional regulator: protein MPGTGGNGAVTRSTLRQQIADALRDEVLAGRLQPGQEFTVKEIADQYGVSATPVREALVDLSAQGLLDAVQHRGFEVRAYSLADYRGMIEARSLVTDGMFHQLTGGDGRDPSDPRLAADLAVVRRRGEEAERAAGAGDLNILIGYDLRFWRELSALFGNPYLADFLHRLRVQSWVCAVQHLRRVSDLKGRLWSRHTDLVDALARRDPAGAHAVVTAYNAHSLDLVERLAAGSAG from the coding sequence ATGCCCGGCACCGGCGGCAATGGCGCCGTGACCCGTAGCACCCTGCGGCAGCAGATCGCGGACGCGCTCCGCGACGAGGTGCTGGCCGGCCGGCTCCAGCCGGGGCAGGAGTTCACGGTGAAGGAGATAGCCGACCAGTACGGCGTCTCCGCGACCCCCGTCCGCGAGGCCCTCGTCGATCTGTCGGCACAGGGCCTCCTGGACGCGGTGCAGCACCGCGGCTTCGAGGTCCGCGCGTACTCCCTCGCCGACTACCGCGGCATGATCGAGGCCCGCAGCCTCGTGACGGACGGGATGTTCCACCAGCTCACCGGCGGTGACGGACGGGACCCGTCCGACCCCCGCCTCGCCGCCGACCTCGCCGTCGTGCGCCGCCGCGGCGAGGAGGCCGAGCGGGCCGCGGGCGCCGGTGACCTGAACATCCTCATCGGCTACGACCTGCGCTTCTGGCGCGAACTGAGCGCCCTGTTCGGCAACCCCTATCTCGCCGACTTCCTGCACCGGCTGCGCGTCCAGTCCTGGGTCTGCGCGGTCCAGCACCTGCGCAGGGTGTCCGACCTCAAGGGCCGCCTCTGGTCCCGCCACACCGATCTCGTCGACGCCCTCGCCCGCCGTGACCCCGCCGGGGCGCATGCCGTCGTCACCGCGTACAACGCGCACTCCCTCGACCTGGTCGAACGGCTGGCCGCCGGGAGCGCCGGATGA